The Nitrospira sp. genome window below encodes:
- a CDS encoding proteasome subunit alpha, with the protein MGMQGDFFQLLKEQGYTLGSPGQAGNGQELTSATTILAFKYRDGVLVAGDRRATAGNMVMYDRTDKVLEIDRHSVMAIAGVPATAYEMVRVLEHSFKYYRRTQLQELSFEGKLRAVSKLLKENVAAALAGTGAVVPVFAGYDFEQGTAKIFFYDILGAEFEGVEYAVSGSGSPTIRGILHYVNTWGERPLVQLNEEEATIQALRLLTSAAEFDSATGGVNREASLYPVIKLITQDGLRTIPDSTLKPLFETKVSRHV; encoded by the coding sequence ATGGGAATGCAGGGCGATTTCTTTCAACTGCTCAAAGAGCAGGGCTATACATTAGGGAGTCCCGGCCAGGCCGGGAACGGACAGGAGCTGACGAGCGCGACGACGATTCTCGCGTTCAAATATCGTGACGGCGTGCTGGTGGCCGGCGATCGGCGGGCCACGGCCGGCAATATGGTGATGTATGACCGGACGGACAAGGTCCTAGAGATCGACCGGCACAGTGTCATGGCGATTGCCGGCGTGCCCGCCACGGCCTATGAGATGGTGCGGGTGCTGGAGCATTCCTTCAAATATTACCGGCGGACGCAACTTCAAGAGTTGAGTTTCGAAGGGAAGCTGCGCGCGGTGTCCAAGCTCTTGAAGGAGAATGTGGCTGCGGCCTTGGCGGGAACCGGCGCGGTGGTGCCGGTCTTTGCCGGGTACGATTTCGAGCAGGGGACGGCGAAGATTTTCTTCTACGATATTCTCGGGGCTGAGTTTGAAGGCGTGGAGTATGCGGTGTCCGGTTCAGGCTCGCCGACGATCCGCGGCATTCTCCACTACGTCAATACGTGGGGTGAGCGTCCGCTCGTGCAGTTGAATGAAGAAGAGGCGACGATTCAGGCGTTGCGCCTGCTGACGAGTGCGGCCGAGTTCGATTCGGCGACCGGCGGGGTCAACCGGGAGGCGAGCCTCTATCCGGTCATCAAGCTCATTACGCAGGACGGGCTGCGGACGATCCCGGATTCGACGCTGAAACCATTGTTCGAAACGAAGGTGTCGCGCCATGTATGA
- a CDS encoding ubiquitin-like protein UBact, with product MTYTSMPERREGPGDPMPKAPSPLEEGSGPKRPDIGSPDKDSLMKRMKKVDPKQAERYRQRTGE from the coding sequence ATGACATATACAAGCATGCCGGAACGGCGCGAGGGGCCGGGTGATCCAATGCCGAAAGCGCCGAGCCCATTGGAGGAAGGCAGCGGACCCAAGCGGCCTGATATTGGGTCGCCCGATAAGGACAGTTTGATGAAGCGCATGAAGAAGGTCGATCCGAAGCAGGCTGAGCGGTATCGGCAAAGAACTGGTGAATAG
- a CDS encoding proteasome accessory factor PafA2 family protein produces MRLFGIETEYGITREDLDVVDPVVESMELVRAHLTASFERRWDYSGEDPHEDSRGFRVSGLQQDKEEDEFAKVDAHRPFSFHEMKSDLVLPNGARFYNDHTHPEYSTPECRTLRDLLAHDRAGERVVQRAAERRNRTLGGPHVQVYKNNSDFHGHSYGCHDNYLVPRAIPFPTLVEGLIPFLVSRQVIAGAGKVGVEAQESGFVPGSYQLSQRADFMETDLSVDTMHNRPILNTRDEPHADPKKYRRLHLIIGDANMCEYATALKIGTTQLVLELIGRDRAPAIELDQPVVAVKHIARDRDLKAVVRQKNGLMLSGVEIQEQYCAAAEAEFAGSDPDTDWILREWRQTLTLLTTDRAQLVGRLDWVTKLWLLETFMREERIGWDDPWLASLDLEYHNVNAERGLYLGLEAEGKVWRMTTEADIERALSAGPSDTRGGLRGLCVRRFPDQIKSMQWERIQFSGGLMPKTLEMGDLFTPEDVKACAAVLEAAASPAEAMTAWNRRKDARS; encoded by the coding sequence ATGCGTCTCTTTGGCATTGAAACAGAGTACGGCATTACGCGCGAGGATCTCGACGTGGTGGATCCGGTCGTCGAGTCGATGGAGCTGGTGCGGGCGCACCTGACCGCCTCCTTCGAGCGGCGGTGGGATTACAGCGGCGAAGATCCGCATGAAGATTCGCGCGGGTTCCGGGTGTCCGGCCTCCAGCAGGACAAGGAAGAGGATGAGTTCGCCAAGGTCGATGCGCACCGGCCCTTTTCGTTTCACGAGATGAAGAGCGACCTGGTGCTGCCGAATGGCGCCCGGTTTTACAACGACCATACGCACCCGGAATACTCCACTCCCGAGTGCCGCACCTTGCGCGATCTGCTGGCCCATGACCGGGCCGGCGAGCGGGTGGTGCAGCGCGCAGCTGAGCGGAGAAACCGGACGTTGGGCGGACCGCATGTGCAGGTCTACAAGAACAACTCCGATTTTCATGGCCACAGCTATGGCTGTCACGACAACTATCTGGTCCCGCGCGCGATCCCGTTTCCCACGCTGGTAGAGGGGTTGATTCCGTTCCTCGTCAGCCGCCAGGTGATTGCCGGGGCCGGCAAGGTGGGGGTGGAGGCGCAGGAAAGCGGTTTCGTGCCGGGCTCGTATCAGCTCTCGCAACGGGCCGACTTCATGGAAACGGATCTGAGCGTCGACACGATGCACAATCGCCCGATCCTGAATACGCGGGACGAACCCCATGCCGATCCCAAGAAATACCGGCGGCTGCATTTGATCATCGGCGACGCGAATATGTGTGAATATGCGACTGCGTTGAAGATCGGCACCACGCAGCTGGTCCTGGAGTTGATTGGCCGCGATCGCGCGCCGGCGATCGAGCTCGATCAGCCGGTCGTTGCGGTAAAACATATTGCGCGTGACCGCGATCTCAAAGCGGTGGTGCGGCAGAAGAACGGCCTCATGCTGTCCGGTGTCGAGATCCAGGAGCAATATTGTGCGGCGGCGGAGGCAGAGTTCGCCGGGTCAGATCCGGATACGGATTGGATCTTGCGGGAATGGCGGCAGACGCTGACGCTCCTTACGACGGATCGCGCGCAGCTGGTGGGGCGCTTGGATTGGGTCACGAAGCTGTGGCTTCTGGAAACCTTCATGCGGGAAGAACGGATTGGCTGGGATGATCCCTGGCTGGCCAGCTTGGACCTTGAATATCACAATGTGAATGCCGAGCGCGGGCTGTATCTGGGGCTTGAAGCGGAAGGCAAGGTCTGGCGCATGACAACGGAAGCCGACATTGAGCGGGCCTTGTCGGCTGGTCCCAGCGATACACGCGGTGGCTTGCGCGGGCTCTGTGTGCGGCGTTTCCCGGACCAGATCAAGTCGATGCAGTGGGAGCGCATTCAGTTTTCCGGCGGGTTGATGCCCAAGACCTTGGAAATGGGCGATCTGTTCACTCCCGAGGATGTGAAGGCCTGTGCGGCGGTGCTGGAGGCGGCTGCGTCTCCCGCCGAAGCGATGACGGCCTGGAATCGACGAAAGGATGCACGATCATGA